A DNA window from Hyphomicrobiales bacterium contains the following coding sequences:
- a CDS encoding MCE family protein, translating to MAASWPSAGWRTCRRASTRGCVIIFPVRGRAGRSCIRVSRPRRLEVREEKPMETHARYTIVGAFVLAVVLAGFAFIYWLYGVGGLEARRVYRVQYQGSVAGLLKGAAVLFNGVRVGEVLSLDIDRRQPNVVMVRIDVATDTPIRADTRAGIAFQGLTGAPAVSLLGGTVDAPALVAADGTPPTLIADPDAGLTMSEAAQGVLRRIDRLIGDNEEDFGKIVGDLATFADTLARNSERIDTVLAGIEKFTGGKAAQGQVPIYDLSSVAVETSGAQPIASRIIVAEPQTLITLNSQKIFVRDATSAGADGAGSDATGDQERGAKSVFLADALWIDALPLLVQSRIIESFERSGLMKSVGRPFGGLDGADQLLIEIRHFEVLEGREPRAAVTLAARIVSDSGEIKAADSFHSEVAIAGSETPDRMAALDRAFSNVARGLLGWVLGVARE from the coding sequence ATGGCCGCGTCGTGGCCATCGGCGGGATGGCGGACATGCAGGCGAGCGAGCACCCGTGGGTGCGTGATTATTTTTCCGGTCCGCGGGCGCGCCGGGCGTTCATGCATCCGGGTGAGCCGGCCGAGACGGCTTGAGGTCCGGGAGGAAAAGCCAATGGAAACACATGCGCGCTATACGATCGTCGGTGCCTTCGTGCTCGCCGTCGTTCTTGCCGGCTTCGCCTTCATCTATTGGCTCTACGGCGTCGGGGGGCTCGAGGCGCGCCGCGTCTATCGTGTCCAGTATCAAGGTTCGGTCGCTGGCCTCCTGAAGGGAGCCGCTGTACTTTTCAACGGCGTACGTGTCGGCGAGGTGCTCTCGCTCGATATCGACCGGCGGCAGCCGAATGTGGTGATGGTTCGGATCGATGTTGCGACCGACACACCGATCCGGGCCGATACCAGAGCGGGCATCGCCTTTCAGGGACTGACGGGAGCGCCCGCCGTCTCGCTCCTCGGTGGAACAGTCGATGCTCCGGCACTCGTCGCGGCGGATGGCACGCCGCCAACGCTCATTGCCGACCCCGACGCCGGTCTCACCATGTCGGAGGCCGCACAGGGCGTTTTGCGCCGGATCGATCGCTTGATCGGGGACAACGAAGAGGACTTCGGGAAAATCGTCGGAGACCTCGCGACCTTCGCCGATACACTGGCACGGAACTCCGAGCGCATCGACACGGTTCTCGCGGGTATCGAGAAGTTCACGGGCGGGAAGGCCGCGCAGGGACAGGTGCCGATCTATGATCTGAGTTCCGTTGCCGTGGAGACCAGCGGCGCACAGCCGATCGCCTCCCGCATCATCGTCGCTGAGCCGCAGACCTTGATCACACTCAACAGCCAGAAGATTTTCGTCCGGGACGCCACGAGCGCCGGAGCCGACGGCGCGGGCTCGGACGCGACGGGTGATCAGGAACGCGGAGCCAAGAGTGTATTCCTCGCCGACGCCCTCTGGATCGATGCGCTCCCACTCCTGGTGCAGTCCCGGATCATCGAGAGCTTCGAGCGCTCCGGTCTCATGAAGTCGGTCGGTCGTCCGTTCGGCGGACTCGATGGAGCCGATCAACTGCTGATCGAGATCCGGCATTTCGAGGTGCTCGAGGGGCGCGAGCCGAGGGCCGCCGTCACCCTGGCAGCACGCATCGTTTCGGATTCGGGGGAGATCAAGGCCGCGGACTCCTTCCACTCCGAGGTGGCGATTGCAGGAAGCGAAACCCCCGATCGGATGGCCGCGCTCGACCGAGCCTTCAGCAACGTGGCGCGCGGCCTCCTGGGTTGGGTGCTGGGCGTCGCAAGGGAGTAG
- a CDS encoding thiamine pyrophosphate-binding protein gives MAKVYGGAAVVDALRKARVSHVFGLLGSTTMEVYDALYHVQDEIAYVGVRHEAFGVHMADGFGRASNTPGVFLAGQAGPGAVNMVPGLIQAKLAYSPVVAITGLVTSAHYHRDTMQEVDQHSLFAPVVKKNITVIHPDRVGPAITEALEIANSGRRGPVVVNIPRDLYAAEVPSDPRAPDYEAGSIVGSLNPRAVARAAELLRSARSPVILAGAGVKWGRGADAVVRLSNQLRLPVVASAGNPDVVPGDHPYFGGQVGPRGNEVASAATRNADVILALGTRLSFNTTFFSFNDINRDARIVQVDVEPSALGRHFPIEIGMVADAGTVATALSEALSEWGPGDVPWQAHADRFCADVDALWRVRDEAGANTATPLHPDRVFRELRQSAPREALFTLDAGTLCLQITDKLRYLGAPPSLMTTLDYGLIGFSFPCGLGAKCAQPERPVISLHGDGGFCMTMVELATAMQHGINTVTVVMDNGCWGAEKAYQREFYQGRYIGCDTINPRYDEFARLYGAKGYFCEEPGSVADAVAEALKADCPAIIHVKVDPDVMTLFRRDSFAHRPQRQ, from the coding sequence ATGGCGAAGGTGTATGGCGGAGCGGCCGTTGTCGATGCGCTGCGCAAGGCGCGCGTGAGCCACGTGTTCGGCCTGCTCGGCTCGACCACCATGGAGGTCTACGACGCGCTCTATCACGTGCAGGACGAGATCGCGTACGTCGGCGTCCGGCACGAGGCCTTCGGTGTGCACATGGCCGACGGGTTCGGGCGTGCGAGCAATACTCCGGGCGTATTCCTCGCCGGCCAGGCCGGCCCCGGCGCGGTCAACATGGTCCCGGGTCTCATTCAAGCCAAGCTCGCCTATTCTCCGGTTGTCGCCATCACCGGCCTCGTCACCTCGGCCCACTACCACCGCGACACCATGCAGGAGGTCGACCAGCACAGCCTGTTCGCCCCAGTCGTCAAGAAGAACATCACCGTCATCCATCCGGATCGGGTCGGCCCGGCGATCACCGAAGCGCTCGAGATCGCCAATTCCGGCCGGCGCGGTCCGGTCGTCGTGAACATCCCCCGCGATCTCTACGCCGCCGAGGTGCCTTCGGACCCGCGCGCACCCGACTACGAGGCAGGCTCGATCGTGGGCTCGCTCAATCCACGCGCCGTTGCAAGAGCCGCGGAACTGCTGCGGAGCGCCCGCTCACCGGTCATCCTCGCCGGCGCCGGCGTGAAATGGGGGCGTGGTGCCGATGCCGTCGTGCGGCTCTCGAACCAGTTGCGCCTGCCTGTCGTTGCCTCGGCTGGCAATCCCGACGTCGTTCCGGGCGACCATCCCTATTTCGGCGGCCAGGTCGGCCCGCGCGGCAACGAGGTGGCAAGCGCCGCCACGCGCAATGCCGACGTCATCCTGGCGCTCGGCACCCGGCTCTCGTTCAACACGACGTTCTTTTCCTTCAACGATATCAACCGGGACGCCCGCATCGTCCAGGTCGATGTCGAGCCGTCCGCGCTCGGACGCCACTTCCCGATCGAGATCGGCATGGTCGCTGATGCCGGCACGGTTGCAACCGCGTTGTCCGAGGCGCTGAGCGAATGGGGACCCGGGGATGTTCCCTGGCAGGCGCACGCCGACCGGTTCTGCGCAGACGTCGACGCACTCTGGCGGGTCCGCGACGAGGCGGGCGCGAACACCGCGACGCCGCTGCATCCCGACCGTGTCTTCAGGGAGTTGCGTCAATCCGCGCCCCGCGAGGCTCTGTTCACGCTCGATGCGGGCACGCTCTGCCTGCAGATCACGGACAAGCTCAGATACCTCGGCGCCCCCCCGAGCCTGATGACGACACTCGACTACGGGCTGATCGGCTTTTCCTTCCCATGCGGCCTCGGCGCCAAATGCGCGCAACCCGAGCGGCCGGTGATCTCGCTGCACGGCGATGGCGGCTTCTGCATGACGATGGTCGAACTCGCCACGGCCATGCAGCACGGGATCAACACCGTCACCGTCGTCATGGACAACGGCTGCTGGGGAGCGGAAAAGGCCTATCAGCGCGAGTTCTACCAGGGCCGCTACATCGGCTGCGACACGATCAATCCGCGCTACGACGAGTTCGCGCGCCTCTACGGCGCCAAGGGCTACTTCTGCGAAGAGCCCGGCAGCGTCGCGGACGCCGTCGCCGAGGCCCTCAAGGCCGATTGTCCGGCGATCATCCACGTCAAGGTCGATCCCGACGTCATGACGCTGTTCCGACGGGATTCCTTCGCGCACCGTCCGCAGCGCCAGTAG
- a CDS encoding ATP-binding cassette domain-containing protein, whose translation MGTEPAIRVRDLVVGFGREPVLRGLSLDVARGQVLGLVGGSGSGKSVLLRTIIGLIKPQQGVVEVLGVDVDRMDPGAQRELRRKWGVLFQRGALFSSLSVQENLEFAMRERVEISPRLRSELAIARLEMVGLAADDATKMPSELSGGMVKRVALARALALDPDLVFLDEPTSGLDPLSAARFDELILALHQTLGFTVFMVTHDLDSLNTVCDRIAALADGRVVAIGGMADMQASEHPWVRDYFSGPRARRAFMHPGEPAETA comes from the coding sequence ATGGGAACCGAGCCGGCCATCCGCGTTCGCGATCTGGTCGTCGGCTTCGGTCGCGAGCCGGTATTGCGCGGCCTTTCTCTGGACGTGGCGCGCGGACAGGTGCTGGGCCTCGTCGGCGGTTCGGGAAGCGGGAAGTCGGTTCTCCTGCGCACGATCATCGGCCTCATCAAGCCGCAACAGGGGGTGGTCGAGGTTCTGGGCGTCGACGTCGACCGGATGGATCCCGGCGCGCAACGGGAATTGCGCCGGAAGTGGGGTGTACTGTTCCAGCGCGGTGCACTTTTTTCATCCCTCAGCGTGCAGGAAAATCTCGAATTCGCGATGCGTGAAAGGGTCGAGATCAGCCCTCGGTTGCGAAGCGAGCTCGCCATCGCACGCCTCGAAATGGTGGGCCTCGCTGCGGACGACGCAACGAAGATGCCCTCGGAGCTTTCCGGCGGCATGGTCAAGCGCGTGGCCCTCGCGCGCGCACTGGCGCTCGATCCGGACCTGGTCTTTCTCGATGAGCCGACTTCGGGTCTCGACCCGCTGTCGGCCGCGCGGTTCGACGAGCTGATCCTGGCGCTCCATCAGACACTCGGCTTCACGGTGTTCATGGTCACGCACGACCTCGACAGCCTCAACACCGTCTGCGACCGCATCGCGGCACTCGCCGATGGCCGCGTCGTGGCCATCGGCGGGATGGCGGACATGCAGGCGAGCGAGCACCCGTGGGTGCGTGATTATTTTTCCGGTCCGCGGGCGCGCCGGGCGTTCATGCATCCGGGTGAGCCGGCCGAGACGGCTTGA
- a CDS encoding DUF992 domain-containing protein: protein MRIARLLGGALIALSGSLAGSGAALARVDAGLLSCEVSGGVALIISEPRELHCVFQKANGQSEAYEGELKAFGIDIGVSGRGVMTWGVIAATTELPPGTLAGTYGGVEAGGAAVVGGRGQILVGGAKQTISLQPLSVEGETGLNIAVGVTAIELRPLLRGRPADGDVRLSAVGFTYDEVPHHRQESHYGCGSYTHLQRGQTLFGIAHACGVTVEALLLANPQITNVRRIPTGAVVHVPNHVGHHGTSPCGDRAILQPGESLDHLAWRCGVTLHGLLVANPDARDAARIEDGLVLVVPIRAAPARELPVLYAMTRADLANDATVEGTDFNATGMLSCSRGGGRSMASCRFGVIRKGNGNGTITVFWPDGGNRVIYFEDNTPMSYAESQADGGARMTVGRTGDDFDVRVGEQHFVIPDVVMTGD, encoded by the coding sequence ATGCGGATTGCGAGGCTTCTGGGGGGCGCCCTCATCGCGCTATCGGGTTCATTGGCCGGCAGCGGCGCAGCGCTGGCGCGGGTCGATGCAGGGCTGCTCAGCTGCGAGGTCTCCGGCGGTGTCGCGCTGATCATCAGTGAACCGCGCGAGCTGCATTGTGTGTTCCAGAAGGCGAACGGCCAGAGCGAGGCCTACGAGGGAGAGCTCAAGGCATTCGGCATCGACATCGGCGTCTCCGGACGCGGCGTCATGACCTGGGGCGTGATCGCGGCCACGACCGAGCTGCCTCCGGGAACGCTCGCCGGCACCTACGGTGGAGTCGAAGCCGGCGGAGCCGCGGTCGTCGGCGGGCGCGGACAGATCCTCGTCGGCGGAGCGAAACAAACGATCTCGCTTCAACCACTGAGCGTCGAAGGTGAGACCGGTCTCAATATCGCCGTCGGAGTGACGGCGATCGAGCTGAGGCCGCTCCTGCGTGGTCGACCCGCCGATGGAGACGTCAGACTCTCGGCGGTCGGCTTCACGTATGACGAAGTCCCGCACCACCGACAGGAAAGCCATTATGGCTGCGGGTCCTACACGCACCTCCAGCGCGGCCAGACCCTGTTCGGGATCGCCCATGCCTGCGGCGTGACCGTCGAAGCGCTGCTCCTTGCCAATCCACAGATCACGAATGTGCGTCGGATCCCCACAGGGGCCGTCGTCCACGTGCCCAATCACGTCGGTCACCATGGCACGAGTCCGTGCGGTGATCGCGCCATCCTTCAGCCGGGGGAGTCGCTGGACCACCTCGCGTGGCGGTGCGGTGTCACTTTGCATGGCCTCCTGGTCGCCAATCCGGACGCTCGCGATGCGGCCCGGATCGAGGATGGGCTCGTTCTCGTCGTACCGATCCGCGCCGCGCCGGCCCGTGAACTCCCTGTCCTCTATGCAATGACACGCGCCGATCTGGCGAACGATGCAACCGTCGAGGGGACGGATTTCAATGCCACCGGCATGCTCTCCTGTTCACGTGGCGGCGGACGGTCGATGGCGAGCTGTCGCTTCGGAGTGATCAGAAAGGGGAATGGAAACGGGACCATAACCGTCTTCTGGCCCGACGGTGGGAACCGAGTGATCTACTTCGAGGACAATACACCCATGTCTTACGCCGAGTCGCAGGCGGATGGCGGCGCCCGGATGACGGTCGGACGAACCGGCGACGACTTCGACGTCAGGGTCGGGGAGCAGCACTTCGTCATCCCCGACGTCGTCATGACGGGGGACTGA
- a CDS encoding CoA transferase: MTSHEGARQQVPPLARIRVLDLTRVRAGPTAVKQLSDWGADAIAVEAPAAIDDAEPIGGPREAPDFQNLHRNKRSITLNLKSPAGREVFYRLVKTADVVVENYRPSVKHRLAIDYDTLRKINPRIVYASISGFGQDGPYVDRPGVDQVAQGLGGIMSITGEPGRGPMRVGVPMADLCAGLFGAMSILVALVARGESGEGRWVQTSLLQAQIAMLDLRAVHWLNSGELARQAGNNHPTSIPTGVYEASDGPINIGGSGGAMFARFSRAIGMPELGERPEFSSEALRYRNRDELNAIIGGEIARRTRAEWTELLNAAGVPAGPIHTVEEVFVDPQVRHLDLHGSVPRPDGSAVHLLKPGFQMTGWTDVLRSAAPARGEHTDLVLTELGYTSAEIAKFRSEGVL; the protein is encoded by the coding sequence ATGACCTCGCACGAAGGGGCGCGTCAGCAGGTTCCACCCTTGGCGCGGATACGTGTTCTCGACCTGACCCGCGTGCGCGCGGGCCCAACGGCGGTCAAGCAGCTTTCCGACTGGGGAGCCGATGCGATCGCTGTCGAGGCACCGGCGGCGATCGACGACGCCGAACCGATCGGCGGACCGCGTGAGGCGCCAGACTTCCAGAACCTCCATCGAAACAAGCGCAGCATAACGCTGAACCTGAAGTCGCCGGCCGGACGTGAGGTGTTCTACCGCCTCGTGAAAACGGCGGATGTGGTCGTCGAGAATTACCGCCCGAGCGTCAAGCATCGATTGGCGATCGACTACGATACCTTGAGGAAAATCAATCCCCGGATTGTCTACGCAAGTATCTCCGGCTTCGGCCAGGACGGTCCCTACGTCGATCGCCCGGGGGTCGATCAGGTCGCGCAAGGCTTGGGCGGCATCATGTCGATCACCGGCGAACCCGGTCGCGGTCCGATGCGGGTGGGCGTGCCGATGGCCGATCTTTGCGCGGGTCTCTTCGGCGCGATGTCGATCCTGGTCGCGCTGGTGGCGCGAGGTGAGAGCGGCGAAGGGCGGTGGGTGCAGACGTCGTTGCTCCAGGCCCAGATCGCGATGCTGGATCTGCGGGCGGTGCACTGGCTCAACAGCGGTGAACTGGCGCGTCAAGCGGGCAATAATCATCCCACGAGCATTCCGACCGGCGTCTATGAAGCGAGCGACGGTCCGATCAACATCGGCGGCTCCGGTGGCGCCATGTTCGCACGGTTCAGTCGTGCGATCGGAATGCCGGAACTGGGGGAGCGACCGGAGTTTTCATCCGAAGCGCTGCGCTATCGCAACCGCGATGAGCTGAACGCCATCATCGGCGGCGAGATCGCCAGGAGAACCCGCGCCGAATGGACCGAGTTGCTCAACGCTGCGGGAGTTCCGGCCGGACCCATCCATACGGTGGAAGAGGTCTTCGTCGACCCCCAGGTGCGACATCTCGATCTTCATGGGTCGGTCCCGAGGCCCGATGGCAGCGCGGTCCATCTCCTGAAGCCCGGCTTCCAGATGACCGGCTGGACGGACGTGCTGCGCAGCGCTGCCCCGGCGCGAGGAGAACACACCGACCTCGTCCTCACCGAGCTGGGTTACACCAGCGCGGAGATCGCCAAGTTCAGATCCGAAGGCGTTCTGTAA
- a CDS encoding FCD domain-containing protein, with product MPAHQMGSGGAIGTKGKRDGLPRWKSPDYRDPKSNCGWQMARLDEDASIARDGGSSDDRTLRPQAQRIVRNAIIDGQFNAGQKLIERELCELTGSSRSVLREALANLEACGLIERESYCGFRVAVLSARKVTEIFELRLCLETQAAELFAERASDDEMAELGDAFREIERCAADFELRRMRTAKERYYDVLFTGCRNEEIGQALANVIDRISYLRSRLLSNAERRAASVEDIRRLTLALIDRDPLAVRAASRAHLEAAREAVLKLMMQQPVATRGPRRAA from the coding sequence ATGCCTGCTCACCAAATGGGCAGTGGAGGAGCAATCGGCACCAAGGGAAAGCGTGATGGACTTCCGCGCTGGAAGAGCCCAGATTATCGAGACCCGAAATCAAACTGCGGTTGGCAGATGGCGAGACTGGATGAGGACGCCTCCATCGCTCGGGATGGGGGCTCGAGTGACGATCGGACCCTTCGGCCACAGGCGCAGAGGATCGTGCGAAACGCCATCATCGACGGACAGTTCAATGCGGGTCAGAAGCTGATCGAGCGCGAGCTCTGTGAACTCACGGGCTCCAGCCGATCCGTGTTGCGGGAGGCACTGGCCAACCTGGAAGCCTGCGGGCTCATCGAGCGCGAATCCTACTGCGGCTTCAGGGTCGCGGTGTTGAGTGCTCGAAAGGTGACGGAGATTTTCGAATTGCGCCTCTGCCTGGAGACGCAGGCCGCGGAATTGTTCGCCGAGCGCGCGAGCGACGACGAGATGGCCGAACTCGGCGATGCCTTCCGAGAGATCGAGCGATGCGCCGCCGATTTCGAGCTCAGGCGGATGCGCACGGCCAAGGAGCGCTACTACGACGTCCTCTTCACCGGGTGTCGAAACGAGGAGATCGGCCAAGCCCTGGCCAATGTGATCGACCGGATCAGCTACCTGCGAAGCCGGCTGCTGTCGAACGCGGAGCGGCGCGCCGCCTCGGTCGAGGACATCCGGCGCTTGACGCTCGCACTGATCGATCGCGATCCGCTCGCCGTGCGGGCCGCCAGTCGGGCCCATCTGGAAGCGGCGCGCGAAGCCGTGCTGAAGCTCATGATGCAGCAGCCGGTGGCGACGCGCGGCCCCCGGCGCGCCGCCTGA
- a CDS encoding MlaE family lipid ABC transporter permease subunit yields the protein MADQGEGHEPVVLPVLDPEQDRAGRTLLHARGVWTVQTASALERLLETVEQSHRASPELIVDMAEIAAIDTCGAWLLERFLRRRREAGGRTTKVTGLPARYQPLCDTMSGLSVQPPAPRQPDNVLSAGLHDTGVAASEAGRDLKRFLEMLGALGWALGESVRGVSSFRLTSMVHHLDRVAWQAVPIVLLITFLIGGIIAQQGFFHFREFGAEIYVVDMVGILVLREIGVLIVAIMVAGRSGSSYTAELGSMKMREEIDALRTMGFDPVGVLLLPRTLALVIALPLLTFIGCMSALFGGGLVAWFYGGMHPDIYIARLSEALSTTHFKVGMYKAPFMALVIGIVACVEGLQVRGSAESLGLRTTASVVKAIFFVIVLDGLFAVYFASIGM from the coding sequence ATGGCTGACCAGGGCGAGGGACATGAGCCTGTGGTGTTGCCTGTGCTCGATCCGGAGCAGGACCGTGCGGGTCGCACGCTGCTGCACGCGCGCGGTGTCTGGACAGTGCAAACCGCGAGCGCGCTCGAGCGTCTGCTCGAGACGGTCGAGCAAAGCCATCGCGCATCGCCCGAACTGATCGTCGACATGGCGGAGATCGCCGCGATCGACACGTGCGGCGCCTGGCTCCTCGAGCGCTTTCTGCGCAGACGTCGCGAGGCGGGCGGCAGAACCACGAAGGTCACCGGGCTTCCGGCACGTTATCAGCCCTTGTGCGACACGATGTCCGGGCTTTCGGTGCAACCTCCGGCGCCGCGGCAACCCGACAACGTGTTGAGCGCTGGGCTCCACGACACGGGCGTCGCGGCGAGCGAGGCGGGGCGCGATCTGAAGCGGTTCCTGGAGATGCTCGGCGCACTCGGATGGGCACTGGGCGAGAGCGTCAGGGGGGTGTCGTCGTTCCGGCTGACGTCGATGGTCCATCATCTCGACCGCGTCGCATGGCAGGCCGTGCCCATCGTTCTGCTGATCACATTCCTGATCGGCGGTATCATCGCGCAACAGGGATTTTTCCACTTCCGTGAGTTCGGCGCCGAGATCTACGTCGTCGACATGGTCGGCATTCTGGTGCTGCGGGAGATCGGTGTTCTCATCGTCGCGATCATGGTGGCCGGCAGGTCGGGCAGTTCCTATACGGCCGAACTGGGCAGCATGAAGATGCGGGAGGAAATCGACGCGTTGCGGACGATGGGTTTCGACCCTGTCGGCGTCCTGCTGCTGCCACGCACATTGGCGCTGGTCATCGCGCTGCCACTGCTGACGTTCATCGGCTGTATGTCCGCCCTGTTCGGTGGCGGTCTGGTCGCATGGTTCTATGGCGGGATGCACCCGGACATCTACATCGCGCGGCTCTCCGAGGCGCTCTCGACGACGCATTTCAAGGTCGGCATGTACAAGGCGCCGTTCATGGCGCTGGTGATCGGTATCGTTGCGTGCGTGGAGGGATTGCAGGTTCGGGGAAGTGCGGAGTCGCTCGGTCTGCGCACGACCGCGTCCGTCGTGAAGGCGATCTTCTTCGTCATCGTGCTGGACGGACTTTTCGCCGTATATTTTGCGTCCATCGGGATGTAG
- a CDS encoding DNA mismatch repair protein, translated as MLTNCRSLAVACAAFALAASGPALADKPDEAEAYKTHLEFSGYEVTETDDRLSVKHPVKYNFGLYKLRGGLLAQGYITGADKMKSDRLTCLEVVNKVNARITSVRAYIDKDGDLALEAWYQPPYDRTRFAAFMDMFDEVRPILIEEDRDIDCLK; from the coding sequence ATGCTGACAAACTGCAGATCACTCGCGGTCGCTTGCGCGGCCTTCGCACTGGCTGCCAGCGGGCCCGCTCTCGCGGACAAGCCGGATGAGGCCGAGGCCTACAAGACCCATCTCGAGTTCTCGGGCTACGAGGTGACCGAGACCGATGACCGGCTGTCGGTGAAGCATCCGGTCAAATACAACTTCGGCCTCTACAAGCTGCGCGGTGGTCTGCTCGCCCAGGGCTACATAACTGGCGCCGACAAGATGAAGTCCGATCGCCTCACGTGCCTGGAGGTCGTGAACAAGGTGAATGCGCGCATCACGTCGGTGCGGGCCTATATCGACAAGGATGGCGATCTCGCTCTCGAAGCATGGTATCAGCCGCCGTATGATCGTACCCGGTTCGCTGCTTTCATGGACATGTTCGATGAAGTGCGCCCGATACTGATCGAGGAGGATCGCGATATCGACTGCTTGAAGTAG
- a CDS encoding L,D-transpeptidase family protein, whose product MKESAGMARNTEPGLEANALRHFAGRRGFLVGSVAVLGALLTAGWTTSRRLSSDDDLAGMKPGDYFWDPERAPQGEVVMIVSVPDQRVAVYRGGVRMAVATCSTGRKGHATPTGVFTILQKDADHVSSTYKGAAMPFMERLTWSGIALHAGNLPGYPASHGCVRLPLEFAKHLFSITHLGVVVIIADAASEPIDVVHPGMMLPGHAREEAEQVVRAAASKTLPPERRDHHGARPAKVLVSVADRTVTLLEDGHVVAKGPAYVRDPQRPVGNHVFVLREAHEGGAAFVWMAVAYAAGDARAVLEAEVIDRITTDQPTADALHTLMHPGLTMVVTDQPAPDVSRSDRGFVIATHHEPEGWQTRIERN is encoded by the coding sequence ATGAAGGAGAGTGCCGGCATGGCCAGGAACACCGAACCAGGGCTGGAGGCAAATGCCTTGCGCCATTTCGCGGGACGTCGCGGCTTCCTCGTGGGTTCCGTGGCCGTGCTCGGGGCCCTGCTGACCGCGGGTTGGACCACCTCGCGCCGGCTTTCGAGCGACGACGACCTTGCCGGAATGAAACCCGGAGACTATTTCTGGGATCCGGAGCGTGCCCCGCAGGGTGAAGTCGTGATGATCGTCTCGGTGCCCGACCAGCGGGTGGCGGTCTATCGCGGCGGGGTGCGGATGGCCGTGGCGACCTGCTCCACCGGCCGAAAGGGCCACGCGACCCCGACTGGTGTCTTCACCATTCTTCAGAAGGACGCGGACCACGTCTCCAGCACCTACAAAGGGGCGGCGATGCCCTTCATGGAGCGCCTGACCTGGTCGGGCATCGCACTCCACGCCGGCAATCTGCCCGGTTATCCGGCTTCGCACGGCTGCGTCCGTCTGCCGCTGGAGTTCGCCAAACACCTCTTTTCGATCACCCACCTCGGGGTCGTCGTCATCATCGCCGATGCCGCGAGCGAGCCGATCGACGTCGTGCATCCCGGCATGATGCTCCCCGGCCATGCGCGAGAGGAGGCCGAGCAGGTGGTCCGCGCCGCCGCGAGCAAGACGTTGCCACCCGAACGGCGCGACCACCACGGTGCACGGCCCGCAAAGGTGCTCGTCAGTGTCGCGGACCGTACCGTCACTCTCTTGGAGGACGGCCACGTCGTGGCCAAGGGCCCGGCTTACGTCAGAGATCCACAGCGCCCCGTCGGCAACCATGTCTTCGTTCTTCGGGAGGCGCACGAGGGCGGGGCAGCGTTCGTCTGGATGGCCGTCGCTTATGCCGCTGGAGATGCACGCGCCGTTCTCGAGGCCGAGGTGATCGACCGCATCACGACCGACCAGCCGACGGCCGATGCTCTGCACACCCTCATGCATCCGGGATTGACGATGGTCGTCACGGACCAGCCGGCGCCCGATGTCTCCCGCAGCGATCGCGGCTTCGTCATCGCCACCCACCACGAGCCCGAGGGTTGGCAGACGCGGATCGAGCGCAACTGA